Below is a genomic region from Leptospira venezuelensis.
GTCTAAAATCATGCCCCCATTGACTGATACAATGTGCCTCATCTACGACTAATAAAGAAACTTTTCGAGTTTTGAATATTTCCAAAAAATGAAATTTACGGAATCTTTCCGGAGAAACATAAAGAATTTTGTATTTTCCATTCTTTAAGTTTTCATAACGAAGATTACGCTCCTTTTTAGATATAGAAGAATTTACGAATTCTGCATCTATTCCTAAAGATTTTAGTTTATCCACTTGATCCTGCATAAGTGCAATCAATGGAGAAATTACAACAGTCAATTCTTCCAAGGCTAATGCGGGTAATTGGTAACATAAAGATTTACCCATCCCAGTGGGCATGATCACTAGGCAATTCTTGCCTTTTAAAACATCTCTGATAATTTTTTCTTGAGAGGATCTGAATTCAGAGACTCCGAACTTTTCTTTTAATTCATTTAGATCGAACATTCGGACAGTTCCTTTTTGGATCTGATCCAGTTTTTGCCAATCCGGTTTTTAATTTTCTTTTGGAGACTTTTTCGTCCCACAGCTAAATTTCACTGGCCTTCTTTATAAAAATCCTTACTCTTTGCCATTAAACTTTTAACTAAGAGAACAAAATGAATCTTTTAACATTTCGAAATCTTCTGATTTTCCTAGGATCTGTGTTTACCGCAGGCTTTCTTTATTTAGTGCTACCTCCTTTATCACAAAACTTTGATGTGATCGGCGCGTTTTTAGGAGGATTCGTTAATCCATTTTCAAGTGCGTATGCATTAGATATTATTTTTACTTGGCTTGTTCTAGCCGCTTGGATCATATACGATGCAAAAACAAAAGGAATCAAAAATGGATGGATTGCACTTTTACTTGGAGTGGTTCCCGGTGTAGCCGTAGGAGCAGCCTATTATATTTATCTTAGAGAGAAACAGGGCCGTAATTGATTTTTTCTCAGCATTTGTAGGAGTTCCAACATTCGGTTTCCTTTTGCTGGAAACCGACCTACTTCCATCGGTCTAGAAAACAATTCTATCTTCTAAAATTGGTGTGGGCCAATCCAATCTTGTTTTGTATTTTGGATAATCTCACAATTTATTGAACGGTTTGAAGGAATCGTATGAACTCCAACTCTCCCATTGTTTCCATCCAAAACCTCTCCAAATCCTATTCAAATGGATTCCAGGCTTTAAAAAATATAAACTTGGATATTGAAAAAGGAGAGATCATTGCTCTTTTAGGTCCGAATGGCGCCGGAAAAACTACTTTGATTTCCATTATCTGCGGGATAGTAAATCCAAGTTCTGGTTCCGTTTCCGTAGGTGGTTATGATATTATCAAGGATTATAGAAAGACCAGATCTATGATCGGTCTTGTTCCGCAAGAGCTTACTGTTCATGCATTTGAATCCGTTTTGACAACTACGAATTTTAGTAGAGGTTTATTCGGAAAATCACCTAACAAAGAATATATCGAAGAACTTTTAAAGTCCCTTTCTCTTATAGAGAAAAAGGACCAGATGATCATGACCTTATCTGGCGGAATGAAAAGAAGGGTCTTAATCGCAAAAGCATTATCTCATGAACCCTTGGTTCTATTTTTAGATGAGCCTACCGCTGGTGTCGATGTAGAACTTAGAAAAGATATGTGGAATGTAGTGAGAGCACTTAGAGACAAAGGAGTGACAATTATTCTCACAACACATTATATAGAAGAAGCAGAAGAGATCGCTGACAGAGTCGGCATCATGAACAAGGGAGAATTGGTCCTAGTAGAAAAGAAAACCGAGCTAATGCATAAGCTCGGGAAAAAACAGATCTTGTTAGATCTAGTTTCGCCCATCCAAAGTTTGCCTAATAATTTTAACGGCTATGAACTTGAATTAAAGAACGAAGGGAGACAATTATTGTATACCTACGATGGTCAGGAAAAACAAACCGGGATAGCAAGCTTTTTGGAACAATTGAAAAAATCCGGAATAGAATTCAGAGACCTGAATACGACCCAAAGCAGTTTGGAAGAAATTTTCGTACAATTAGTGAAGGAATCCAAATGAATCTGAACGCAATCAAAGCCATCTATTTTTTCGAAATGGCAAGAACAAGAAGAACCTTGATGCAAAGTATTGCGTCACCCGTTCTTTCTACTTCTTTGTATTTTATCGTTTTCGGTTCTGCGATCGGCTCCAGGATCCAAGAGGTAAATGGAGTGTCCTATGGTTCTTTTATAGTACCTGGGCTTGTTATGCTTTCCTTATTAACTGAAAGTATCTCCAATGCTTCCTTCGGGATCTATTTCCCTAAATTTACCGGAACCATTTACGAAATTTTATCCGCCCCTGTTTCCAGCATGGAAGCAGTAATCGGTTTCGTTGGAGCTGCAGCAACCAAGTCTTTGATCTTAGGATCCATCATGCTTGCAACAGCTTCTTTATTTGTGGAAATAAAGATCGCCCACCCACTCTTAATGGTGTTCTTCCTAATACTCACCTGCATTTCTTTTAGTCTATTTGGATTTATTATAGGTATTTGGGCTGATAATTTCGAAAAACTGCAAGTAATCCCAATGCTTGTGATCACTCCTTTAGTCTTTCTGGGGGGAAGTTTCTATTCAGCAAATATGCTCCCTCCTTTCTGGCAAACTGTAACTTTATTCAATCCAATCCTTTATCTGGTAAGTGGATTTAGATGGAGCTTTTACGAAATCGGAGATGTAAGTCTTGAAATAAGCTTAGCGATGATCTCTCTCTTCCTAGTTTCTTGCCTATGCGTTGTAGCTTGGATGTTTAAGACTGGGTATCATATTAAAAAATAATAATATTTTGACCACGTAGCCTAAGATTCCTTAGGCTGCTCATTTCCATCAGAAAGCTTACTCAAATGCTTTTTCAAAAGTCCTAGCACCTTCAAAACAAATTCATTGGATGGATCCAATTGGAGAGCATCCTTTAAGATTGAATCCGCTCTATCAAAATTTTTAACTGCTATATAAATTTCAGCAAGATTAGTCAGATTTTTAATATGAGAAGGTTCTCTCAAACGAAGACGTTCGCTGAAATCTAAAGCCTTTCTAATCTGACCGGCTTTCCTCGCCGCAAAGGAAGCTACATATAATATCTCGCTATCGATTGGATTCAGTTTAAAATAATCTTCCGCATATCTGGCTGCCTTTTGATAATCTTTTAATTTCAGAAAAAGTTTTATAAAATTCTTCTTCACCTCAGGAACTCTACTATCCAAAGATTCTGCTTCCTCTAAATAGCTAAGTGCTTCTTGGGTGTCTTTATTTAAGAAGGTTTCTTTTGCATTCCTAAGTAATTCTTTGATCCTTTGTCTTTTTTCATCATGAGGAATTGTATGTTTGCCATTTCCAGTGAAAGACAATCGAATAAGAGAAAGATCATCACTCAATTTACCATTATTCAAAATAACGTTATAAATTTCCTGGAGGTCTCCCTTTCCTTTCTCCACAGAATTTAAGAATAATTTCTCGTCATCGTTGATGATCCTATCACCATCCGAATCTATTCCTACGATAATATCATCCCTACCGTCAGACCCTACGAAGATACAATCTCCAGGCTCCAATTGGAAGGTTTTGATAAAAATTGTTCCCTCCACACCGGTAGTTCCCAATTTCCTGAACATGAACTCATTCTCTATAAAACTTGCTATTCCATCTCGATACAAAACTGTCCAAGGATGTTCTGCATTAATATAGTATAATATTCCAAGCTCATCATCCACAAGACCGATTACGGAAGAAACAAGCATGGACCCGTCAAAACTTTCGAATACCTTATGTAACTCTATAAATGCATTTTTTAGCCATCTTTCCGGAGATTGTTTCTTAATCGTGTCCACTACTCTCGTTCGTTCAATGATAGATTCAAAGACAGATCCAAGAACCAATGCACCACCGGCACCCTGCATCGATTTCCCCATAGCATCTCCGTTCAAGAACACCGTGTAGGATCTCCCCTGCAAATCAATATGATTGGAAATATTTAGGTCCCCACCGATCTCATCTTCATGTTTTCTAAAAGTGAATCTTTTCTTTTGTTTCAGGAGAAATTCTACCTTTACATTTTCTTGATTTGCCTTATTGGAACCCAAAGGTTTAATCAAAAGAGAAGTTAAAAAATAATCTGCATCCTGTTGTTGTTTTAACTCTTGGACTTCGTTTAAGGTTTGTTCTAATTCTTTGGTTCTATCTTTTACTTTTTCTTCCAGTTCGTTAGCATATTGCTCCAATCTTTTTCTAGCAGCTTGGATAGACCTTGCCATCCTATTAAAGGATCTTGCAATAAAGCCGATCTCGTCCTCAACCCTTGGAACCAATCTATATTCTAAATTTCCAGAATTTACTTCCGTCAATCCGACAACTACTTCTTCCATCGGTCTTACAATTGCGTTATGGAAGAAGAGCCTAAATCCGAAACTAATTGTAACGATCATAACTAAAAGACAGATCACCATTACTAAAGAAGGAGAATGTAAATATTCCCTGAAAGATTTATAAGTGAATCCTACTTCGTAAATTTTTTCATTTTGAGGATGGACCACTAAATAAGCCAAATAGAACTCTGGAGTTTTTTCATTGGCTTTATTAAATTTTGCTCCTCTATACATCCTTTCTCCCACTTCTCTCAAAGAAGTTAAAGGAAGAATAAAAGACGATCTCACTTCCAATTCTGACTTTCCGGAGGAAATATCCTTTTCTACTTTTTTACGAACCTGTTCGAGGACCGATTTTAAGCCAATCTCTTCGGAGTTCAGAAGTTTAGCTACTGCAGCCGGATCATTTTTAGAAGGGAGATTAGAAAATTTATTTTTTATAATATTCAGTTTCTTATTTAGAAATCGAAAAAAATCAATAAGCTCAGCATCCGAAACTATATCTTCCCCTTTTGATTCATAAAAACTTTTTATTCCTTCCGAGTATGCATAAAATTCCTTTGGTGAATCTGCAAGGATCGCTTTGGATCTTTCCCATCTTTCTTTCGAGTTCAACGTTCCCAAATTGGTAAGTTTTCGAGTTACGTTGAAAAATTTAATCTCTAGACGATCTTCCGATTCGAACCTTGAGTCCTTCTCCCCTTTTTCCAAAACGAACTCTTTAGAGTCCGGATCAAAAGAGAGAAGATAGGCAAAACCCTCTGGTTTCTTCCCTTGAAACGCAGCAAGCTCTGAAGCCTGTCCCTTTAATGTATCAAAAGAAGTTTCATAACCATTTAATATAGCATAACCTACAAGCTGAAATGCCAAAAGAAAAGTAGCCATAGTCACGGCTACGATCTTACTCAAAATTGTAGTTCTTTCTTTGGTAGCATTCGCATAAATGATCAGCACAAGAAAAAGACCGGCTACAAGTGCAATATCTGTAGTATGTTGGAATACTTTTCGGGAGATCGAACCGTCCCTACTCATTACATTCAGAATACCGGGAATAATCGTAATCGTAGAATAAGCGATCGCTATGTAAATGATCCATCTTCTTTCCTTTCCCTTTTCGACGATAGCTCTCCATGTGGCTGAGGCTAAAAAGGAAAAGTTATATATCAAAATTATAATGGAGAATATTTTATAGAACTTGTGAGACTCAAAATCCCAATAATTACTCCCTATATTAAAACGATGGTCCGACTGTAATGTCACAGCAATAAATGTAGCTTCGACAATAGCAAGTCCAGCATACAAAATAGAATAAACAGTTAAACCAAACTTAACGTTTCTAGGATTTGGGAAATAAAAGAAAAAGATAAAACATTGCACAAACCCCATCATTGGAGAAGGGATCGCTAACCAACGATGTATAATAGTCCATTGATCAAAAGAGATGAATGCAATAATATAAGCTAAATGAAATAAGGTCATCGCTAGGGTTGAAAGACCCAAGTGAAATGCAGCCTTACTGCCATCTTTAATACTTAAAAAGAAGAAGGTAACGTAGATGGAAAAAAGGCAGGCAAGTAGAGAACCAAAAAAGTAAAAATTGAAATAGAACTGATCCATATAGGCAGCATAAAAAGAATCTCGAAACCGGTTTCCGTCAAGAAGATTGTTTTTAGATTAGAACCGGTTATAGGAGAAAACTCTAACGGAAATACCTATCTATAAAGCGATAGATATCATAATGCAATAATCGTATAAAACCCAAGACTAAATTATAATCTTGGGTCTACATCTTCACTTTCTAACGCCAAAACTCCAAATACGGATTCGTGAATCCTACGTAATGGTTCCTTTTTAACGAAACGTTCTAATGCCTCAATACCTAAAGCGAATTCACGTAACGCCAAGGACCTTTTCCTAGCCAGTCCTCTTTTCCTTAACCTTTCAAGATTTTCAGGACGATCATATTCAGGACCGTATATTATTCGAAGATATTCAGGGCCTCTACATTTAATAGCAGGTTGCAATAAACCTTCCTTCCCAAAAGCAAGAAAGTCATAAGGTTTAACGACCATACCTTCTCCTCCTTTTGAAACAAGATTCAACCACCAGCTAATCGCATCTTCGGTCTCCTTTTCTGATTCCAAATTTACCGATCTATATTCGGTTGCCCTTAGTAAGTTAGAGTCGAATCTACAAATCTCCGAAATATTTTCCATGTGCCAAGCATGGGACTTGTCTGTATAAGTTTTTCCTTCTGTTGCAAGGATATGAAAAGGAGCCAACTTCAGGTCCGCAATCGATTTCACCTCCCAGCAGTATCCAGAATATGCACTTTCATATTTCGAAACAGAGGTTTGTTTATTTTCAAAGTCTCCGATTAATTTGGAAGCCTCTTCAGATCCAAGATTTGCTGCTTGCTTTAATAAATGGATTGCATCCGAAAAAGAAGCGAACGCCGCGGAGTAAACTGCTGCATATTGATCTCGTATAAGAGCTTGGGCCTTCAACGACCACGGCATCAATTCTGAATCCATACATACCCAATCCGTCTGGAACTTCTCCCAGAAACCGCTAACGGTTAAAGCCCGATTCAGATGATCTAGAAATTCCTTTTCAAGGCTTGGATCGTTAAAAAAGTTCCGACCCGTTCTAGTGTAACAAATCCCGAATCCCTCCTCTTCAATACCGAATCTAAGTTTTGCAATCTCTTCATTTTTACAAATCGTTATGATTGCACGAGAACCCATATGTTTCTCTTCACATACGATCTTCGTAATTCCCCTTTTCTGATAATATTCGAACGCCTGTTGCGGATGTTCTAAAAATCCTGAAAGTTCGCTTGTAGAACATGGAGACATTGTAGGAGGAAGATAAATCAACCATTTAGGATTTACCGCAAATCGGCTCATCACCTCTAAGGTACTTATGGAATTTTCTTCCCTAATCGTGATATTATTTTTTAAACTAGTTTGAACAATTCGTTTACCAATCACATCTCCGATATCGAGTAAATCATCCTCCTCTTGTTGAGAAGAAAATCCGCCTTTCTGATCAAAATTTAATGGTTTAGCTGATTCATAATAGGTTTTCTTTGCATCTACTTGTACAATTTCTTCTTCAGGATAACGTAATGCAGTTAGTTTACCACCAAACACGCAACCGGTATCTATATTGATTGTATTATTCAACCACTCCGCGTATTTTACAGGAGTGTGGCCGTAGACAACCTTTGCATGGCCGCGATATTCTCTTGCCCAAGGATATCTTACCGGCAATCCAAACTCATCAATTTCGCCGGTAGTTTCTCCATACATACAAAAACTTCGAACTGCACCAGATCCTCGCCCCTGCATCTCTTCTTTCAAGCCCGCATGAGCTACCACTAACTTTCCTCTGTCAAATACATAGTGACTGATCAAATTATCTAAAAAAGTTTGTATAGATTTTACAAAACCATCGGGAACTTTTTCCAATTGTTCTACTGTTTTCTCTAACCCGTGTTTTAAAGTGACCTTTTTGCCATTTAAATATTTTTGCAATTTCCAATCATGATTTCCGGCTACGCAGAAAGCAGCTCCTGAATTGACCATGGACATCACAAGTCGAAGTACAGAAGGGGAATCTGGACCTCTGTCCACCAAATCTCCCACAAACACAACTTTTCTATTTTGAGGAGGAAGAATCTCAAAACCAAAATTTAATCCGTCATCCTCCACTTCATGGATTATATAACCTAGTTTTTCTAAAAGCTCCTTGGTTTCTTCATAACAACCGTGGATATCTCCGATAATATCGAATGGCCCCGATTCTTCTTTTTTATTGTTATATAATTTTTCTCGAATTATAGAAAGAACTGAATCCACTTCTTCTGGCGATTTCAGAACATAAATTTTGCGAAAACCTTCATCCCGTAGATTACGAATAGATCTTCTCAATTGGCTCCTCTGGTTTCGTATAACGTGAGGTCCAAAACTTCTATCTATCCTATGTTTATTTCTTTCTATACATATATTTTCCGGGATGTCCAGAACGATTGCGACAGGTAAACAATGGTATGCGCGAGAAATCTCAATAATGGGGCGACGTGATTCTTTCTGTACGTTTGTGGCATCCACTACGGTCAAAAGTCCCTTTTTTAGTCTTTTGCCTAATATGTAGTGCAGAAGTTCAAACGCATCTTCAGTCGCGCTTTGATCATTTTCGTCGTTGGAAACAATTCCTCTACACTCGTCGGAGGAAAGAATTTCCGTTTTTAAAAAATGTTTTTTGGCGAAACTTGATTTGCCGGAACCCGAAGTGCCAATTAGTACCACTACAGATAACTCAGGTACATTAATATCCAAGCGTGAATACCGCCATTTGAGTCGAAGCTCCAATGTTTTCCGCAACTTCTCCGACAGGAAAAAATTCTACAGAATAGCCGAATTTATCGCAAATATTTCTAGACCAATCCTGAAATTCGGATCTAGTCCACTCAAAACGATGATCATGATGTCTGAATTTCTTTAGTTTTTCGTAAAGTACATTATATTCTTTATTCGGAGTAGTTAAGACAACCGTTTTAGGACGTGAGAATTCAAAGAGTACCCTCTCAAAAGATTTTAAGCGGTTCAAATCCATATGCTCGATTACTTCCACTACTGCAGCCGCATCAAAACCTTGTAACCTCGGATCTTTGTAAATAAGAGATCCTTGTATAAATTTTAATCTTGCTCTTTGTCTTTCAGGGAGCTGCTCGTAATTTAATCTTTCTTTTGCCACTAAAAGTTCCGAATAAGAAACATCCATCGCCAAAATTTCGGAGAATTGTTTATTCTCTAAAAGGATTTTGGCGAGCTTTCCCTCTCCACACCCTAAATCTAAAACTTTTTCTGCTCCAGATTCTAATATTTTTTTCACGACCTCTTTGAGCCTAATCTTGTTTAAAGATTCTTTCTTTACTCTATCCTCAGTTTCTTGAACTTCATTTTTTTCTTCTGCGATCTCATCATCAGTAAGCTTTTGTAATGCACTTTTTGCAAAATGTTTAATATTCAATAAATAACGTCCGACAATAGCCTGCTTTTGAGGATGAGAAGTAAGCCAACCTTCTCCCTTTTTGACTAACTTGTCTATTTCTCCCTTGTCTATAAAATAATGTTTATCCAAGTCTAAGGCTGGGATTAAAACATATAAATGAGAGAGAAGCTCCTTGATTGTGATATTATTATTTAGCACCAGGGAGTAATATCTACTATCTCCCCAATCCGGAAACTTTGGATCCAAAGGAATTCTTTTTATTTCGCATTCGTATCCTAAAGGTTCAAAAAATGAACGAATTAAATTTTCTCCTCCCTTTGGAGCAGGAAGTACTGGAATTCGAACTTCTAGCGGGAACTGTTCGTGAACTAATTCAGGCCTTGTCTTACAGGTTCCGTTCAAGGCAGATGAAAGAGTTTGGGCAATCGCGACAGACAAGAAAGAAGACACTACATATGGTCTATCATTTACATATTGTTCTAGTGCAAATTGAGATTCTCCATTTTTCCGTTTTCCTCGAACCAAAGCAATTGGATCGATTTCCAACATCAAACAGAAGGTGGTTTTGTTTGGATTTCTTTCCGGGTAAAAATGAAGAACTCTCCCAAAAGAAAAATCAGAAGTCTGGAATTTTTCAGGATGTTTATGAAGCAAAAAACCTATATCGGTAGCCGGCTCCCTAGTCGTAGAAATTGTAAGTAACATAGAACAATAAAATTATCGTTTTCCCTCTAAAGACGGACAAATTAAAATAGAAAAGAAAGCTGAAAATCAAAAAGAAGGAATATCTTAAATTTTCATGCTCCCAACCTCTCCTGCTCCGAATTTCTAGGAGAAAGACCATGGATCCTTTTGTAAGCTTTTGAAAAAGCAAAGGCAGATGAGTAACCTACTGTTCTTGCAATCTCTTCCAAGGTAAAATTCTCTTCTGCCATCAAAGTTTTTCCCTTATCCATTCTTAATTTCGCCAAATAATCCATAGGAGTACATCCCAAAACATCTCTGAATCGATTTGCAATGGAAGCTCTTGAAACGCCAACC
It encodes:
- a CDS encoding ABC transporter ATP-binding protein → MNSNSPIVSIQNLSKSYSNGFQALKNINLDIEKGEIIALLGPNGAGKTTLISIICGIVNPSSGSVSVGGYDIIKDYRKTRSMIGLVPQELTVHAFESVLTTTNFSRGLFGKSPNKEYIEELLKSLSLIEKKDQMIMTLSGGMKRRVLIAKALSHEPLVLFLDEPTAGVDVELRKDMWNVVRALRDKGVTIILTTHYIEEAEEIADRVGIMNKGELVLVEKKTELMHKLGKKQILLDLVSPIQSLPNNFNGYELELKNEGRQLLYTYDGQEKQTGIASFLEQLKKSGIEFRDLNTTQSSLEEIFVQLVKESK
- a CDS encoding 3' terminal RNA ribose 2'-O-methyltransferase Hen1; translated protein: MLLTISTTREPATDIGFLLHKHPEKFQTSDFSFGRVLHFYPERNPNKTTFCLMLEIDPIALVRGKRKNGESQFALEQYVNDRPYVVSSFLSVAIAQTLSSALNGTCKTRPELVHEQFPLEVRIPVLPAPKGGENLIRSFFEPLGYECEIKRIPLDPKFPDWGDSRYYSLVLNNNITIKELLSHLYVLIPALDLDKHYFIDKGEIDKLVKKGEGWLTSHPQKQAIVGRYLLNIKHFAKSALQKLTDDEIAEEKNEVQETEDRVKKESLNKIRLKEVVKKILESGAEKVLDLGCGEGKLAKILLENKQFSEILAMDVSYSELLVAKERLNYEQLPERQRARLKFIQGSLIYKDPRLQGFDAAAVVEVIEHMDLNRLKSFERVLFEFSRPKTVVLTTPNKEYNVLYEKLKKFRHHDHRFEWTRSEFQDWSRNICDKFGYSVEFFPVGEVAENIGASTQMAVFTLGY
- a CDS encoding ABC transporter permease; the protein is MNLNAIKAIYFFEMARTRRTLMQSIASPVLSTSLYFIVFGSAIGSRIQEVNGVSYGSFIVPGLVMLSLLTESISNASFGIYFPKFTGTIYEILSAPVSSMEAVIGFVGAAATKSLILGSIMLATASLFVEIKIAHPLLMVFFLILTCISFSLFGFIIGIWADNFEKLQVIPMLVITPLVFLGGSFYSANMLPPFWQTVTLFNPILYLVSGFRWSFYEIGDVSLEISLAMISLFLVSCLCVVAWMFKTGYHIKK
- a CDS encoding DUF2834 domain-containing protein; the protein is MNLLTFRNLLIFLGSVFTAGFLYLVLPPLSQNFDVIGAFLGGFVNPFSSAYALDIIFTWLVLAAWIIYDAKTKGIKNGWIALLLGVVPGVAVGAAYYIYLREKQGRN
- a CDS encoding SpoIIE family protein phosphatase, with translation MDQFYFNFYFFGSLLACLFSIYVTFFFLSIKDGSKAAFHLGLSTLAMTLFHLAYIIAFISFDQWTIIHRWLAIPSPMMGFVQCFIFFFYFPNPRNVKFGLTVYSILYAGLAIVEATFIAVTLQSDHRFNIGSNYWDFESHKFYKIFSIIILIYNFSFLASATWRAIVEKGKERRWIIYIAIAYSTITIIPGILNVMSRDGSISRKVFQHTTDIALVAGLFLVLIIYANATKERTTILSKIVAVTMATFLLAFQLVGYAILNGYETSFDTLKGQASELAAFQGKKPEGFAYLLSFDPDSKEFVLEKGEKDSRFESEDRLEIKFFNVTRKLTNLGTLNSKERWERSKAILADSPKEFYAYSEGIKSFYESKGEDIVSDAELIDFFRFLNKKLNIIKNKFSNLPSKNDPAAVAKLLNSEEIGLKSVLEQVRKKVEKDISSGKSELEVRSSFILPLTSLREVGERMYRGAKFNKANEKTPEFYLAYLVVHPQNEKIYEVGFTYKSFREYLHSPSLVMVICLLVMIVTISFGFRLFFHNAIVRPMEEVVVGLTEVNSGNLEYRLVPRVEDEIGFIARSFNRMARSIQAARKRLEQYANELEEKVKDRTKELEQTLNEVQELKQQQDADYFLTSLLIKPLGSNKANQENVKVEFLLKQKKRFTFRKHEDEIGGDLNISNHIDLQGRSYTVFLNGDAMGKSMQGAGGALVLGSVFESIIERTRVVDTIKKQSPERWLKNAFIELHKVFESFDGSMLVSSVIGLVDDELGILYYINAEHPWTVLYRDGIASFIENEFMFRKLGTTGVEGTIFIKTFQLEPGDCIFVGSDGRDDIIVGIDSDGDRIINDDEKLFLNSVEKGKGDLQEIYNVILNNGKLSDDLSLIRLSFTGNGKHTIPHDEKRQRIKELLRNAKETFLNKDTQEALSYLEEAESLDSRVPEVKKNFIKLFLKLKDYQKAARYAEDYFKLNPIDSEILYVASFAARKAGQIRKALDFSERLRLREPSHIKNLTNLAEIYIAVKNFDRADSILKDALQLDPSNEFVLKVLGLLKKHLSKLSDGNEQPKES
- a CDS encoding polynucleotide kinase-phosphatase, with protein sequence MELRLKWRYSRLDINVPELSVVVLIGTSGSGKSSFAKKHFLKTEILSSDECRGIVSNDENDQSATEDAFELLHYILGKRLKKGLLTVVDATNVQKESRRPIIEISRAYHCLPVAIVLDIPENICIERNKHRIDRSFGPHVIRNQRSQLRRSIRNLRDEGFRKIYVLKSPEEVDSVLSIIREKLYNNKKEESGPFDIIGDIHGCYEETKELLEKLGYIIHEVEDDGLNFGFEILPPQNRKVVFVGDLVDRGPDSPSVLRLVMSMVNSGAAFCVAGNHDWKLQKYLNGKKVTLKHGLEKTVEQLEKVPDGFVKSIQTFLDNLISHYVFDRGKLVVAHAGLKEEMQGRGSGAVRSFCMYGETTGEIDEFGLPVRYPWAREYRGHAKVVYGHTPVKYAEWLNNTINIDTGCVFGGKLTALRYPEEEIVQVDAKKTYYESAKPLNFDQKGGFSSQQEEDDLLDIGDVIGKRIVQTSLKNNITIREENSISTLEVMSRFAVNPKWLIYLPPTMSPCSTSELSGFLEHPQQAFEYYQKRGITKIVCEEKHMGSRAIITICKNEEIAKLRFGIEEEGFGICYTRTGRNFFNDPSLEKEFLDHLNRALTVSGFWEKFQTDWVCMDSELMPWSLKAQALIRDQYAAVYSAAFASFSDAIHLLKQAANLGSEEASKLIGDFENKQTSVSKYESAYSGYCWEVKSIADLKLAPFHILATEGKTYTDKSHAWHMENISEICRFDSNLLRATEYRSVNLESEKETEDAISWWLNLVSKGGEGMVVKPYDFLAFGKEGLLQPAIKCRGPEYLRIIYGPEYDRPENLERLRKRGLARKRSLALREFALGIEALERFVKKEPLRRIHESVFGVLALESEDVDPRL